From one Phocaeicola salanitronis DSM 18170 genomic stretch:
- a CDS encoding RagB/SusD family nutrient uptake outer membrane protein — protein sequence MKRNILNIIWASMLTMSLTNCNDFLDATSPGTVDREFVFSDEESARDALYYGYETLRANRSLHSVGFFWHPVWGSDIEDSQDLYDPGTAGISEKWFYPNGTSNYNIDSGEGTEVFTELYKTIAVANSLITSFEALDNFQEIMEGEPNTMSDLYGQAMALRATCYWELCRWYGDVPHVLEAGQKVEGLVSRYAIYDYHIRKLIEVEPHMFRPGEGSTRADVMNRSYVQGLIGRLCLYDGGYATRRTDLGADFHVDGEGNVLSFDDWSIEKDGAVYGRRTDWKDLYEIAKVYLQACVDNPGSVVLHTTDPRTKDQNGREYGNPYQYTFQQMHAGDNVTLADESVYEIPQEYNYSSDRPAYIGRPSTGGNGQAPCVACGQDRIQAHFYYGWFDNNDMRRDVSVTVTGSNGQGQELIQSFDRSAWGKGCGPGTNKYDWNRLPSPNTQSYGTSGINVSYMRISDVYLMLAEVYAALGEEGNAKQYLQIVHNRAFPDNNDPNFEKYISDCGSVYNAVIKERALEFSGEGVRRFDIIRTGILPEVAVADRRIMKAIIDGVRDKGYYEFENGNQIPAYIWTKMVDAKTEYGYRLTTQTPVGKQDDPVLFPGWRGQHDDWGSIVPAFADQNMTNVAIKGLFKYIAPGSEEAKSLEAEGYVQTNWAIDMLKYEEDYATKLFAGYTDEDYAAKNPPIHLIPNTYQVLLNSGITNGYGFRQQ from the coding sequence ATGAAACGAAATATATTGAATATTATTTGGGCATCTATGTTGACGATGTCTTTGACAAATTGTAATGATTTTCTAGATGCTACATCTCCAGGTACGGTAGATAGAGAATTTGTATTTTCAGATGAAGAATCAGCGCGTGACGCATTATATTATGGTTATGAAACACTTCGTGCAAACAGAAGTCTTCATTCAGTCGGCTTTTTTTGGCATCCGGTATGGGGATCTGATATTGAAGATTCGCAAGATTTGTATGATCCTGGAACAGCTGGAATAAGTGAAAAATGGTTTTATCCTAATGGAACTAGTAATTATAACATAGATTCTGGTGAGGGGACAGAAGTCTTTACTGAATTATATAAAACAATTGCAGTTGCTAATTCGTTGATAACCAGTTTTGAAGCACTTGATAATTTCCAAGAAATAATGGAAGGTGAACCTAATACAATGTCTGATCTTTATGGTCAAGCTATGGCTTTGCGCGCTACTTGCTATTGGGAATTGTGTCGTTGGTATGGTGATGTACCTCATGTTTTGGAAGCTGGACAGAAAGTAGAAGGATTGGTTTCACGTTATGCTATCTATGATTATCATATTCGAAAGTTGATTGAAGTAGAGCCGCATATGTTTCGTCCGGGTGAAGGAAGTACGCGTGCTGATGTTATGAATCGTTCATATGTGCAAGGTTTGATTGGACGTTTGTGTTTGTATGATGGGGGATATGCGACTCGTCGTACAGATTTAGGAGCTGACTTTCATGTTGATGGGGAAGGTAATGTGCTTTCTTTTGATGATTGGAGTATTGAAAAAGATGGCGCGGTTTATGGTAGAAGAACAGATTGGAAGGATTTGTATGAAATAGCTAAGGTCTATCTTCAAGCTTGTGTAGATAATCCAGGTTCTGTTGTTCTGCATACGACTGATCCACGTACGAAAGATCAAAATGGTCGTGAATATGGAAATCCTTATCAATATACATTCCAACAGATGCATGCCGGAGATAATGTGACGCTGGCAGATGAATCGGTTTATGAAATACCTCAGGAATATAATTACAGTTCCGATCGTCCTGCTTATATTGGTAGACCTTCTACCGGAGGAAATGGACAAGCTCCTTGTGTGGCATGTGGACAAGATCGTATTCAGGCTCATTTTTATTATGGTTGGTTTGACAATAATGATATGCGTCGTGATGTTTCGGTTACAGTTACTGGCAGCAATGGACAAGGACAAGAATTAATCCAGTCGTTTGATCGGAGTGCATGGGGAAAAGGATGTGGACCTGGTACTAATAAATATGATTGGAACAGATTACCTTCTCCTAATACTCAAAGTTATGGAACTTCAGGAATCAATGTCTCTTATATGCGTATTTCCGATGTTTATTTGATGTTGGCGGAGGTATATGCTGCTTTAGGAGAGGAAGGAAATGCTAAACAATATTTGCAAATAGTGCATAATCGAGCATTCCCTGACAATAATGACCCGAATTTTGAAAAGTATATATCTGATTGTGGTTCGGTATATAATGCTGTAATTAAAGAACGTGCTTTGGAATTCAGTGGAGAAGGTGTTCGTCGGTTTGATATTATTCGTACAGGAATTTTGCCTGAAGTAGCAGTTGCTGATCGTAGAATTATGAAAGCCATTATTGATGGTGTTCGTGATAAAGGATATTATGAATTTGAGAATGGAAATCAGATACCAGCTTATATATGGACAAAGATGGTGGATGCTAAAACTGAATATGGTTATCGTTTGACAACACAGACTCCTGTCGGTAAACAAGATGACCCTGTATTGTTTCCAGGTTGGAGAGGACAACATGATGATTGGGGAAGTATAGTTCCTGCGTTTGCTGATCAGAATATGACAAATGTTGCGATCAAAGGATTATTTAAATATATAGCTCCTGGTAGTGAAGAAGCCAAATCTCTTGAAGCAGAAGGATATGTGCAAACCAATTGGGCTATTGATATGTTGAAATATGAAGAAGATTATGCTACAAAATTGTTTGCAGGTTATACTGATGAAGATTATGCAGCGAAAAATCCTCCGATACACTTGATTCCTAATACATATCAGGTATTATTGAATTCAGGAATTACGAATGGTTATGGATTTAGGCAACAATAA
- a CDS encoding TonB-dependent receptor, whose amino-acid sequence MKNNLYQEFIVPFKHSFRVMRNAFLALFLFVGTTYATESYSQNMRVTVVSSGISTAQVLSEIEEQTDYLFVYDVNEVDLDRNVNVRAENRPVSEVLDEVFEGTDVDYAMEGKNIMLMKRSKKEALVSVQQTSGNTIKGVVTDANGEPIIGANIMVKGTTTGTITDFDGRFTLDVPENATLQVSYIGFVSQNVKVGAKKEIMIRLEEDAQALDEVVVIGYGTVKRRDLTGAVASVKGTEIQKNPVSNVAQALQGKLPGVNVVSQDGRPGATISVRVRGGGSITQSNEPLYVVDGFPVSDISDIPASDIESIDVLKDAASTAIYGARGANGVILVTTKGTKEGRISVSYEGYVQMKQVSKTLETLSAQDYILHNWSYAASRGTANQDAVEKYFGLGSKYGNHYADYANVKAHDYTDDVLRTAVSHSHNVNISGGSKNTKVIFSLGYIDDEGIKINSDYNRFNTSLKFQQKLAKTLTFDFDLRYSETNLNGREDVTNGKGSNVSSAYRYRPIDNPLGGVDFSEVASGFSFGIANIDDKHNPVELINDITNRSYSRSLRGSAALSWEIIKGLTARTELSLTRGSSKDSYYENGYTNGDKRANLTRGVSDGLRSVTTLNYAFNVNKQHDFSILLGNEITKSASESSKMEGRGYPERFDYETTMALIHTATSSFSAINTVNNPERTVSFFGRASYTLKDRYLFTATFRADGSSKFAPNNRWGYFPAGAFAWRLSEEPFMEDTKEWLSNLKLRLSYGTSGSDNIDSNLWRETWSSLGASNNHTPINGELGSFYRPDGLLANPDLKWETTISRNIGLDFGLFNNRLNGSLEVYWNTTKDLLMAVPVDNTTGYTYQFQNFGKTSNKGVELSVNFDVVNNGDFRFNIGAIYNYNRNKLDKLPNAEQYIYSSNWGSSSLVPKQDFMFIEGKAIGLVRGFISDGFYDVDDFIYENGQYILKEGIPDISSALTAAYKHPFSLPEGQTAFPGASKFRDVDNNGIVDLDDATCLGEVVPRHTGSFQLNFNYKNWDLSSNFNWSAGGKIYNVAAMINASGQEYDGIGAQRMQWVSEAYKIYNVNASGDLYPVTDPDELRTLNANAKYHLPYHQSGITASEWLENGSYLRLSTLTLGYSMPKKWLDKLHIEKLRIYLTGTNLFTITGYSGIDPEVNATPQGAGTFGNLRIFPTLNMDFGTYPRARTYTLGMNLTF is encoded by the coding sequence ATGAAAAATAATTTGTATCAGGAATTTATTGTACCATTTAAACATTCATTCCGAGTTATGAGAAACGCTTTTTTAGCCTTATTTCTATTCGTGGGCACAACGTATGCCACCGAATCTTATTCCCAGAACATGCGGGTGACGGTAGTGTCATCCGGTATCTCTACGGCTCAAGTGCTGAGTGAGATAGAAGAACAGACTGATTACCTGTTTGTGTACGATGTCAATGAGGTCGACCTCGACCGCAACGTGAATGTCCGTGCCGAGAACCGTCCGGTATCGGAAGTTCTTGACGAAGTGTTCGAAGGCACAGATGTCGATTATGCCATGGAAGGCAAGAACATCATGCTGATGAAACGGAGCAAGAAGGAAGCCCTTGTTTCCGTGCAACAAACGTCCGGAAACACCATCAAAGGTGTGGTAACGGACGCGAACGGTGAGCCTATCATCGGTGCCAACATCATGGTAAAAGGCACTACAACCGGTACCATTACCGACTTCGACGGACGCTTTACCCTCGATGTCCCCGAAAATGCAACGCTTCAAGTCTCCTATATCGGTTTTGTGAGTCAGAATGTGAAGGTGGGTGCGAAAAAGGAAATAATGATTCGGCTGGAAGAAGATGCACAAGCATTGGACGAAGTGGTGGTGATTGGATATGGAACGGTAAAACGTAGGGATTTAACAGGAGCTGTTGCATCTGTAAAGGGTACTGAAATACAGAAAAATCCGGTATCAAATGTTGCTCAAGCTTTACAAGGTAAATTGCCAGGGGTAAATGTTGTTTCTCAAGATGGTCGTCCTGGTGCTACAATTTCTGTTCGCGTACGTGGAGGTGGTTCAATTACTCAGTCTAATGAACCGCTTTATGTAGTAGACGGATTTCCAGTAAGTGATATTAGCGATATTCCAGCATCTGATATTGAATCGATAGATGTATTGAAAGATGCGGCTTCAACAGCAATTTACGGAGCTCGCGGTGCAAATGGTGTTATTCTTGTAACGACTAAAGGTACAAAAGAAGGACGTATATCGGTTTCTTATGAGGGTTACGTGCAAATGAAACAAGTATCTAAAACATTAGAGACCCTTTCAGCTCAAGATTATATTTTGCATAACTGGAGTTATGCGGCTTCCAGAGGTACTGCCAATCAAGATGCTGTGGAAAAATATTTTGGATTAGGCTCGAAATATGGTAATCATTATGCGGATTATGCGAATGTGAAAGCTCATGATTATACAGATGACGTTTTGCGTACGGCTGTTTCACATAGTCATAATGTAAACATTTCTGGAGGTTCCAAAAATACGAAAGTAATTTTTTCATTAGGTTATATTGATGATGAAGGTATAAAAATAAATTCAGATTACAATCGTTTCAATACGTCATTGAAATTTCAACAAAAGCTGGCTAAAACATTGACTTTTGATTTTGATTTACGTTATTCGGAAACTAATCTGAATGGCCGTGAAGATGTGACGAATGGTAAAGGTTCGAATGTTTCTAGTGCTTATCGTTATCGTCCGATTGATAATCCGTTGGGTGGAGTTGATTTTTCAGAAGTTGCGTCTGGTTTTAGTTTTGGTATTGCGAATATTGATGATAAGCATAATCCAGTTGAACTTATTAATGATATTACTAATCGTTCGTATTCTCGTTCATTGAGAGGGTCGGCGGCTTTGTCGTGGGAAATCATTAAAGGTTTAACGGCTCGTACGGAATTGTCTTTGACGCGGGGATCTTCGAAAGATTCTTATTATGAAAATGGTTATACTAATGGAGATAAACGTGCCAATTTGACCCGTGGTGTGAGTGACGGGTTACGTTCTGTGACAACTTTGAATTATGCTTTCAATGTGAACAAGCAACATGATTTTTCTATTTTATTAGGTAATGAAATTACTAAATCTGCTTCTGAATCATCAAAGATGGAGGGGCGAGGATATCCTGAGCGTTTTGATTATGAAACTACAATGGCTTTGATTCATACAGCTACTTCTTCTTTTTCTGCAATAAATACGGTAAATAATCCAGAACGTACTGTGTCTTTCTTTGGGCGTGCATCGTATACGTTGAAAGACCGTTATTTGTTTACGGCAACATTCCGTGCGGATGGTTCATCTAAGTTTGCGCCTAACAATCGTTGGGGATATTTCCCTGCCGGTGCTTTTGCTTGGCGTTTGTCCGAAGAACCGTTTATGGAAGACACTAAGGAATGGTTGTCTAATTTGAAGTTGCGCTTGTCGTATGGTACTTCTGGTAGTGATAATATAGATTCTAATTTATGGCGTGAAACTTGGTCTAGCCTGGGAGCCAGCAATAATCATACTCCGATTAATGGAGAGTTGGGTTCTTTCTATCGTCCAGATGGTTTGTTGGCTAATCCTGATTTGAAATGGGAAACAACCATATCTCGAAACATTGGGCTTGATTTTGGTCTTTTCAACAACCGTTTGAATGGTAGTCTTGAAGTTTATTGGAATACAACAAAAGATTTGTTGATGGCTGTGCCTGTAGATAATACAACAGGATATACTTATCAGTTCCAGAATTTTGGAAAAACATCTAATAAAGGTGTGGAGTTGTCTGTAAATTTTGATGTTGTGAATAATGGAGACTTCCGTTTCAATATAGGTGCCATTTATAATTATAATCGGAATAAGCTTGATAAATTGCCTAATGCGGAACAATACATTTACTCTTCCAATTGGGGCTCTTCTTCATTAGTTCCAAAACAAGATTTTATGTTTATTGAAGGCAAAGCAATTGGTTTGGTACGTGGATTCATTAGTGATGGTTTTTATGATGTAGATGATTTTATTTATGAAAACGGTCAATATATATTGAAAGAAGGTATTCCTGATATTTCTTCAGCTTTGACCGCAGCTTATAAGCATCCTTTTTCTTTGCCAGAAGGACAAACCGCTTTTCCAGGAGCTTCAAAATTCCGCGACGTAGATAATAATGGGATAGTTGATTTGGATGATGCGACATGTTTAGGTGAAGTAGTACCTCGTCATACAGGAAGTTTTCAGTTGAACTTCAATTATAAGAATTGGGATCTTTCATCCAATTTCAATTGGAGTGCCGGCGGAAAGATTTATAATGTTGCTGCCATGATTAATGCTTCTGGACAAGAATATGATGGCATAGGGGCACAGCGTATGCAGTGGGTATCGGAAGCCTACAAAATTTATAATGTAAATGCTTCAGGAGACTTGTATCCTGTTACAGATCCAGATGAATTGCGGACTTTGAATGCAAATGCGAAATATCATTTGCCTTATCATCAAAGTGGTATAACAGCTTCTGAATGGTTGGAAAATGGCTCTTATTTACGTTTATCGACCTTGACTTTAGGTTATTCAATGCCTAAAAAGTGGCTGGATAAGCTACACATAGAAAAATTACGTATTTATTTAACTGGTACTAATCTGTTTACTATAACAGGATATTCAGGAATCGATCCGGAAGTGAATGCAACTCCGCAAGGAGCGGGAACGTTTGGCAATTTGAGAATATTCCCGACTCTGAATATGGATTTTGGTACTTATCCTCGAGCACGGACATATACTTTAGGTATGAATTTGACTTTCTAA
- a CDS encoding glycosyl hydrolase: MWWFHGKYPSSKEAMTKDLEAFKEAGIGGIVFYDQVHGDQLPDAERTMSQAWWENVYHVARETKRLGLDFEFHVSNGFVAGGPWIQPKDAMKRLECIETLVTGGEYVERKLEVPQNSYRFYQDVKVLALPTSDVADSLMHVSCNRTDMDAKSLFDTDALQAIPVPQDEKPVYIDIDYQVPRILRSISYLIGPSGKATTSSTNVPAEPQESFTGTGYYQLPPIGELQYSEDGEVYHRVCLLKPLYRAHESYKRKTLSFDAVKARFYRIKLSGWNESEKGKALRLGGIVLSGDAKINEYEYKAGLISEYIERDMESPDYTCSESVPVQNIIDITGKLGKDGILRWHAPAGKWKVLRFCMVPTGKKTKHGRPDGMGLECDKMSVAATTLQFNSYFNVILDSLDSHRINNLKGMAMDSHEAGAQNWTDDFLSAFDKLRGYKLDPYLPVMAGYVVGDVGHDFGRSIG, encoded by the coding sequence ATGTGGTGGTTTCATGGGAAATACCCTTCTTCGAAAGAAGCGATGACAAAGGATTTGGAAGCATTTAAAGAAGCCGGTATCGGAGGAATCGTATTCTACGATCAAGTTCATGGCGACCAGCTTCCTGATGCGGAACGGACTATGAGCCAAGCATGGTGGGAAAATGTGTATCATGTAGCTCGCGAGACCAAACGTTTGGGATTGGATTTTGAGTTTCATGTATCCAATGGATTTGTGGCTGGCGGCCCTTGGATTCAACCCAAAGATGCAATGAAGCGGTTGGAATGCATCGAAACCTTAGTGACAGGCGGTGAATATGTTGAAAGGAAATTGGAAGTTCCTCAGAACAGCTATCGTTTTTATCAAGATGTAAAGGTGTTGGCTCTGCCTACATCGGATGTGGCAGATTCGTTGATGCACGTTTCTTGCAACCGTACCGATATGGATGCCAAATCGCTTTTTGATACAGATGCCTTGCAAGCCATTCCGGTCCCCCAAGATGAAAAACCAGTATATATTGACATTGATTATCAAGTTCCCCGCATTTTACGGAGCATTTCATACCTGATAGGTCCTTCGGGAAAAGCGACAACCAGTTCTACTAATGTCCCTGCCGAGCCGCAAGAATCGTTTACGGGAACGGGGTATTATCAGTTGCCGCCTATCGGTGAACTGCAATATAGTGAGGATGGGGAGGTATATCATCGGGTATGCTTATTAAAACCCTTGTATCGGGCGCACGAAAGTTATAAACGGAAGACGTTGTCGTTCGATGCGGTAAAAGCCCGTTTTTATCGCATCAAGCTTTCGGGCTGGAATGAGTCGGAAAAAGGCAAGGCGTTGCGTTTGGGAGGAATTGTTTTAAGTGGGGATGCTAAAATCAATGAGTATGAATATAAAGCAGGATTGATATCCGAATACATTGAGCGGGATATGGAATCTCCTGATTATACTTGTTCAGAATCAGTTCCTGTGCAGAATATTATAGACATTACCGGCAAATTAGGGAAAGACGGCATATTGCGTTGGCATGCTCCTGCAGGTAAATGGAAGGTTTTGCGATTCTGCATGGTGCCTACCGGCAAGAAGACCAAACACGGACGTCCGGACGGCATGGGATTGGAATGTGATAAAATGTCGGTTGCGGCAACAACTCTTCAGTTTAACTCCTATTTCAACGTAATTTTAGATTCGCTTGACTCTCACCGTATCAATAACTTGAAAGGAATGGCAATGGATAGCCATGAGGCAGGAGCACAAAATTGGACAGACGATTTCCTTTCTGCGTTTGATAAATTAAGAGGATACAAGTTGGACCCGTATTTGCCGGTTATGGCAGGATATGTGGTTGGTGACGTCGGACATGACTTTGGCAGAAGCATTGGATAA
- a CDS encoding dienelactone hydrolase family protein: protein MKKQLFTCLLGLAVSATALSQTKPYELEREMPVFLDQLKKELTYPLAWGNSDITNFAQWRQTAREAVLDAMLAPPPYTTDYQMEVIGEEKRDGYTAKKIRFNLTGYSRVTAYMLVPDGKGPFPGIVLLHDHGGHYTIGKEKMIRPFGVSDEVMADADAWAKQCYGGQYAGDYLAKNGYVVISTDALFWGDRGRKEGADGSKYADVAGNFMMLGRDLSAFMNYEDMYTVDFFATLPEVDVNRIGCMGFSMGSYRAWMLSALSDKVRVGAAVCWMVTTDCQLSWEYGKEHGGFANCLPGIRRYLDYPHIASIACPKPMFFLNGRYDKLFPVPGVEEAFNTMRKVWESQSAGEKLRTEIWDMPHDCGPKVQKAVLDFFNRWL, encoded by the coding sequence ATGAAAAAACAACTTTTCACCTGTTTGTTAGGGCTGGCCGTGTCTGCGACCGCCCTTTCACAGACTAAACCGTATGAACTGGAGCGGGAGATGCCGGTATTCTTAGACCAACTGAAAAAGGAACTGACTTATCCGTTGGCATGGGGAAATAGTGACATTACAAATTTTGCGCAATGGAGACAAACGGCTCGTGAAGCTGTATTGGACGCTATGCTGGCTCCTCCTCCTTATACAACTGATTATCAGATGGAAGTGATAGGGGAGGAAAAGCGTGACGGATATACGGCTAAGAAAATCCGGTTCAATCTGACCGGTTACTCACGGGTAACGGCATATATGTTGGTTCCGGATGGAAAAGGCCCTTTCCCGGGTATTGTACTTTTACATGACCATGGAGGGCATTATACCATCGGAAAAGAAAAGATGATTCGGCCGTTCGGGGTGTCTGATGAAGTAATGGCTGATGCGGATGCTTGGGCAAAGCAATGCTATGGCGGGCAGTATGCGGGTGACTATTTAGCTAAAAACGGCTATGTAGTCATTTCGACAGATGCTCTTTTCTGGGGAGACCGTGGACGGAAAGAAGGTGCGGATGGAAGCAAATATGCCGATGTAGCCGGAAACTTTATGATGTTGGGGCGAGATCTGAGCGCGTTTATGAATTACGAAGACATGTACACCGTAGATTTTTTCGCGACTTTGCCCGAAGTTGATGTGAATCGTATCGGTTGCATGGGATTTTCGATGGGTTCTTATCGTGCATGGATGCTTTCGGCATTATCCGACAAAGTGCGTGTAGGGGCGGCTGTCTGTTGGATGGTTACTACCGATTGCCAGCTTTCTTGGGAATATGGAAAGGAACATGGTGGTTTTGCCAATTGTTTGCCCGGCATTCGTCGTTATTTGGATTATCCGCACATCGCTTCTATCGCTTGTCCGAAACCGATGTTTTTTCTGAATGGAAGATATGATAAATTATTTCCTGTACCGGGCGTAGAAGAGGCTTTCAATACCATGCGGAAAGTATGGGAAAGCCAGTCGGCAGGCGAGAAACTCCGTACGGAAATATGGGACATGCCTCACGACTGCGGTCCCAAGGTGCAGAAAGCTGTGTTAGATTTTTTCAATAGGTGGCTTTAA
- a CDS encoding pectinesterase family protein yields the protein MRTICWGVFIVLLFFTFPCRADITKVVAQDGSGDYLTIQAAFDDVPENFQDGKWIIRVKPGRYYEKIILEKGKDHVVLIGDDVQNTILTYDDYAGKPGLKGGSFSTRINADDFTAYRITFENTHLNIREKPGENKHSQGTALEVRGDRCALYDCRLVGNQDTFWGAGNGRIYVKDCYVEGNVDFIYGSSVMVLQNCIIYVNQHESYIVAPSTREGMRFGLVFLDCKIDAKPIGALDRDGVVFKSFYLGRPWHNKPQAAFIRCYEPESVHPDAWTVMNVDAYVFAEYKCTGPGAAPDRLAQRKMGGRQLTDEEASAYTVKNIFSKNTWKEYTEDWLPLPQFQL from the coding sequence ATGAGAACAATATGTTGGGGAGTGTTTATTGTACTCCTGTTTTTTACTTTTCCGTGTCGTGCGGATATTACTAAAGTCGTGGCACAAGACGGTTCGGGTGATTATCTGACTATCCAAGCTGCTTTTGATGATGTTCCTGAGAATTTTCAAGATGGAAAGTGGATTATTCGTGTCAAACCGGGGCGTTATTACGAAAAGATAATATTAGAAAAAGGGAAAGATCATGTTGTTTTGATTGGCGATGATGTACAAAATACAATTCTAACCTATGATGATTATGCAGGTAAACCTGGTCTTAAAGGAGGTTCATTCAGTACGCGAATCAATGCGGATGATTTTACGGCTTATCGTATTACGTTTGAAAATACTCACCTCAATATTCGTGAAAAACCGGGAGAAAACAAACATTCACAGGGTACAGCTTTGGAAGTGAGAGGAGACCGCTGTGCATTATATGATTGTAGGTTAGTAGGCAATCAAGATACTTTTTGGGGAGCAGGAAATGGACGGATTTATGTAAAAGATTGTTATGTAGAGGGTAATGTGGATTTTATTTATGGCTCTTCCGTAATGGTTCTTCAGAATTGTATAATCTATGTCAATCAGCATGAAAGTTATATTGTAGCTCCCAGTACACGAGAGGGAATGCGTTTTGGTTTGGTCTTTTTAGATTGCAAGATTGATGCTAAGCCGATAGGGGCTCTTGATCGTGATGGAGTAGTTTTCAAATCATTCTATTTAGGGCGCCCATGGCACAACAAACCTCAAGCTGCATTTATTCGTTGCTATGAACCGGAATCGGTGCATCCTGATGCTTGGACAGTAATGAATGTTGACGCTTATGTTTTTGCGGAATATAAATGTACTGGTCCGGGTGCTGCTCCCGATCGTCTTGCTCAGCGTAAAATGGGAGGTCGCCAACTGACTGATGAAGAAGCAAGCGCATATACCGTTAAAAATATCTTTTCAAAAAACACATGGAAAGAGTATACGGAAGATTGGTTGCCATTGCCACAATTTCAATTATAA